One window of Nocardia sp. NBC_00508 genomic DNA carries:
- a CDS encoding energy-coupling factor transporter transmembrane component T family protein, which yields MSTVLLRQVPVDSPVHRLWAGTKMIGVFLISLLLMFLPSWPVLGVMVVLLVFVGVVARLPLGTLPRLSWWFWALLAVGALINVPVGGTAVLRYAQVVVFGLILVSASFLIAWTTPMSEIAPALAKLGAPLRKLRVPVDEWAVVVALTLRGLPLLIEEIRVLRAARRLRPKDSLLYRAADNPLVDILTAAMAVSTRRAGELGEAITARGGTGQLTAHPGSPGRRDALALAVVVATCSGAVALHLLL from the coding sequence ATGAGTACGGTGCTGCTGCGTCAGGTTCCCGTCGACAGTCCGGTGCACCGATTGTGGGCGGGTACCAAGATGATCGGGGTTTTCCTGATCAGCCTGTTGCTGATGTTCCTGCCGTCCTGGCCGGTGCTCGGCGTGATGGTCGTCTTGCTGGTCTTCGTCGGAGTGGTCGCCCGACTGCCGCTCGGCACCTTGCCGCGGCTGTCGTGGTGGTTCTGGGCGCTGCTCGCCGTCGGAGCCCTGATCAACGTGCCGGTCGGCGGCACGGCGGTGCTGCGTTACGCGCAGGTGGTCGTGTTCGGATTGATCCTGGTATCCGCCTCATTCCTCATCGCGTGGACCACGCCGATGAGCGAGATCGCACCGGCGCTCGCCAAGTTGGGCGCGCCGTTGCGCAAACTCCGCGTCCCCGTGGACGAATGGGCCGTCGTCGTCGCGCTGACCCTGCGCGGTCTTCCACTACTCATCGAGGAAATCCGGGTCCTGCGCGCGGCCCGCCGCCTCCGTCCCAAGGACAGCTTGCTCTATCGCGCCGCCGACAACCCCCTCGTCGACATCCTCACCGCGGCCATGGCGGTCTCCACCCGCCGCGCCGGTGAACTCGGGGAGGCGATCACCGCACGCGGCGGCACCGGACAACTCACCGCCCATCCGGGCTCCCCGGGCCGTCGCGACGCCCTCGCACTAGCCGTGGTCGTCGCGACCTGCTCGGGCGCCGTCGCCTTGCACCTGCTGCTCTGA
- a CDS encoding ATP-dependent DNA ligase gives MVARREFGGIEVELSNLDKVLYPATGTTKGEVIAYYSAIAPAMLPHVMGRPVTRKRWPNGVDEPSFFEKNLASHAPPWIERRTMRHSDRTVVYPLIDSEAGLAWVGQQAALEVHVPQWRFDDDRMGPATRLVFDLDPGEGAGLAECAEVALAVRDMVEGIGLHAFPVTSGSKGIHLYVPLDRELSPGGASTVAKEVATNLQRLRPDLVTATMAKAARGGKVFLDWSQNNPSKTTIAPYSMRGRQQPNVAAPRTWKEIENRKKLRHLRFDEVLARYRSDGDLLAELDPPLARGASAPDALAKYRSLRDPSRTPEPVPAEPPEPGVNNRYVVQEHHARRLHWDVRLERDGVLVSWAVPKGPPTSPDQNRLAVHTEDHPLEYLDFHGAIPKGEYGAGEMTIWDSGTYDTEKWRDDEIIVQFHGKRLTGRYALIQTNGNQWLMHLMRAQNGAETRDEPRTSADEPSGEIILPSSAPSPLPRGLAPMLATPGDVAALGADEWCFETKWDGFRLIAEIDSGVITLRSRAGNVVTDRYRGIGVLARELAGHSVVLDGEAVVFDDHGVANLGLLQAGAARAVFVAFDVLYLDGTSLVRKRYSDRRRVLEALAANAPSMMVPPRLDGPGAEAVRYSQEHGLEGVVAKRKDSVYLPGKRGHSWVKQRNWRTQQVLIGGWRRSAARNFKSLLVGIPHDGRLYYVGRVGTGFSEPHMRDLAARLRKLERKTSPFDNELTAEERKEAVWVTPKLGGTVRFMNWTEAGRLWHPAWLGDPPGA, from the coding sequence ATGGTGGCCCGCCGAGAGTTCGGTGGTATCGAGGTTGAGCTGAGCAACCTCGACAAGGTGCTGTATCCGGCCACCGGCACCACCAAAGGCGAAGTCATCGCCTACTATTCGGCGATCGCGCCCGCCATGCTCCCGCACGTCATGGGACGGCCGGTTACCCGGAAGCGCTGGCCCAACGGTGTCGACGAGCCGTCCTTCTTCGAGAAGAATCTCGCCTCGCACGCGCCGCCCTGGATCGAGCGTCGCACGATGCGGCATTCCGATCGCACGGTGGTCTACCCGCTGATCGATTCCGAGGCCGGTCTGGCTTGGGTCGGCCAGCAGGCGGCGCTGGAAGTCCATGTACCGCAATGGCGTTTCGACGACGACCGGATGGGTCCGGCGACCAGATTGGTGTTCGATCTCGATCCGGGCGAAGGAGCCGGACTCGCCGAATGTGCCGAGGTGGCGCTCGCGGTGCGCGACATGGTCGAGGGGATCGGCTTGCATGCGTTCCCGGTCACCAGCGGCAGCAAGGGAATTCACCTCTACGTGCCGCTGGACCGGGAACTCAGCCCCGGTGGCGCCTCTACGGTAGCCAAAGAGGTGGCGACGAATCTGCAACGGCTGCGCCCGGATCTGGTGACGGCGACGATGGCGAAGGCGGCTCGTGGCGGGAAGGTCTTCCTGGACTGGAGCCAGAACAACCCGTCCAAGACCACCATCGCGCCCTACTCGATGCGTGGGCGTCAGCAGCCGAATGTCGCCGCGCCGCGTACCTGGAAGGAGATCGAGAACCGGAAGAAGCTGCGGCACTTGCGGTTCGATGAGGTGCTGGCCAGGTACCGGTCGGACGGCGATCTGCTCGCGGAGCTGGATCCGCCGCTGGCGCGGGGCGCCTCGGCGCCGGACGCGCTGGCGAAGTACCGGTCGCTGCGTGACCCGTCCCGTACACCCGAGCCGGTGCCGGCCGAGCCGCCCGAGCCGGGGGTGAACAACCGCTACGTGGTGCAGGAGCACCATGCGCGGCGGCTGCACTGGGACGTGCGACTGGAGCGCGACGGGGTACTGGTGTCATGGGCAGTACCGAAGGGGCCGCCCACCTCGCCGGATCAGAACCGTCTCGCCGTGCACACCGAGGACCATCCGCTGGAGTATCTCGATTTCCACGGCGCCATCCCGAAGGGTGAGTACGGCGCCGGTGAGATGACGATCTGGGATTCCGGCACGTACGACACCGAGAAATGGCGTGACGACGAGATCATCGTCCAGTTCCACGGCAAGCGGCTCACCGGGCGGTACGCGCTGATCCAGACCAACGGCAACCAGTGGCTGATGCACCTGATGCGCGCACAGAACGGCGCCGAAACGCGGGACGAGCCCCGTACCAGCGCGGACGAGCCTTCCGGCGAAATCATCCTGCCGTCGAGCGCGCCTTCGCCGCTTCCGCGCGGGCTGGCGCCGATGCTGGCGACGCCTGGTGACGTCGCCGCCCTCGGCGCCGATGAATGGTGCTTCGAGACGAAGTGGGACGGGTTCCGGCTGATCGCCGAGATCGATTCCGGTGTAATCACCTTGCGCAGCCGCGCGGGGAACGTGGTGACCGATCGCTATCGCGGGATCGGGGTGCTGGCGCGCGAACTCGCCGGGCACAGCGTGGTGTTGGATGGCGAGGCGGTGGTCTTCGACGATCACGGCGTCGCCAATCTCGGTCTGCTGCAAGCCGGGGCGGCGCGGGCCGTCTTCGTCGCCTTCGACGTGCTGTATCTCGACGGCACGTCGCTGGTACGCAAACGATATTCGGACCGCCGCCGGGTGCTGGAGGCGCTGGCCGCGAATGCCCCTTCGATGATGGTGCCGCCGCGACTGGACGGACCGGGCGCCGAGGCGGTGCGCTACAGCCAGGAGCACGGCCTGGAGGGCGTGGTCGCCAAACGCAAGGATTCGGTGTATCTGCCGGGCAAGCGTGGGCATTCGTGGGTGAAGCAGCGCAATTGGCGCACGCAGCAGGTGTTGATCGGTGGCTGGCGGCGCAGCGCGGCACGGAATTTCAAATCTCTGCTGGTCGGCATTCCGCACGACGGGCGGTTGTACTACGTGGGGCGGGTCGGCACCGGATTCAGCGAGCCGCACATGCGTGATCTGGCCGCGCGGCTGCGCAAGCTGGAACGAAAGACCTCCCCGTTCGACAACGAACTCACCGCCGAGGAGCGCAAGGAGGCGGTGTGGGTGACGCCGAAACTCGGCGGCACCGTGCGGTTCATGAACTGGACCGAGGCGGGCCGGTTGTGGCACCCGGCGTGGCTCGGCGACCCGCCGGGCGCGTGA
- a CDS encoding lipase family protein: MIVLVAVLSAAPAVSAQLPPPDHDPFYAAPTDVGAYPNGAVLDSRPIALFGLPLPVRAWQVKYRTTDSSDRPAAYVATVMVPMLPWFGPGARPLLSYQVPEDSLGTRCAPSYALRGGWDPGAVNTLIDTPFMAEALRRGWALVVSDYEGPQSRFLDGVNSGRGVLDGIRAARDFPSAGLGPESPIGAWGYSGGAFATLWAAQMQPEYAPDIRFAGITSGGVPADWPAIARRADGTVQAGLAVLILFAIARNDPGAGVLELLNERGQAALIEVGAACGSDLVPMYVGARVDDFATVPSLLSHHSFRAAIGVQELGGTAPAVPMYLYHSITDDVIPVAGFTELLGRYCAQGATVTSVHSMLPTHNPAAIGEAPGAMNFLADRFAGLPVAPGCHSR; the protein is encoded by the coding sequence GTGATCGTTCTGGTGGCCGTGCTGAGTGCAGCTCCCGCGGTATCCGCGCAGCTACCGCCCCCGGACCACGACCCGTTCTACGCGGCGCCCACCGACGTCGGCGCATACCCCAACGGCGCCGTTCTCGACTCCCGCCCGATCGCGTTGTTCGGTCTGCCCCTGCCGGTTCGGGCATGGCAGGTGAAGTACCGGACCACCGATTCCAGCGACCGGCCCGCGGCCTATGTGGCGACCGTGATGGTGCCGATGCTGCCATGGTTCGGCCCGGGAGCGCGGCCGTTGCTGTCGTATCAGGTTCCTGAGGACAGTCTCGGAACGCGGTGCGCACCGTCGTACGCGCTGCGCGGAGGGTGGGATCCCGGCGCGGTCAACACGCTGATCGATACGCCGTTCATGGCGGAGGCGTTGCGGCGTGGATGGGCCCTCGTAGTCAGCGATTACGAGGGGCCGCAGTCCCGTTTCCTGGACGGGGTCAACTCAGGGCGCGGTGTGCTGGACGGCATCCGGGCCGCGCGCGACTTCCCGTCGGCCGGACTCGGACCCGAGAGCCCTATCGGCGCGTGGGGCTATTCGGGCGGCGCCTTCGCCACGCTGTGGGCCGCGCAGATGCAGCCGGAGTACGCGCCGGACATTCGATTCGCCGGGATCACCTCGGGTGGCGTTCCGGCGGATTGGCCCGCCATCGCCCGCCGCGCGGATGGCACCGTGCAGGCCGGGCTGGCGGTGCTCATCTTGTTCGCGATCGCCCGCAACGATCCCGGCGCGGGCGTGCTGGAGTTGCTCAACGAGCGTGGGCAGGCGGCGCTGATCGAGGTCGGGGCGGCGTGCGGGTCCGATCTGGTGCCGATGTACGTCGGGGCACGGGTCGATGACTTCGCCACGGTTCCGAGTCTGCTGTCGCACCATTCTTTTCGTGCCGCGATCGGCGTACAGGAACTCGGCGGCACCGCGCCCGCTGTTCCGATGTACCTGTATCACAGCATCACCGACGACGTGATCCCCGTCGCGGGGTTCACCGAGTTGCTCGGTCGTTACTGCGCGCAGGGAGCGACCGTCACTTCGGTGCACTCGATGCTGCCCACCCACAATCCGGCGGCGATCGGCGAGGCACCGGGGGCGATGAACTTTCTCGCCGACCGGTTCGCGGGGCTGCCGGTTGCTCCGGGGTGTCATTCGCGGTAG
- a CDS encoding phosphodiesterase yields the protein MVDLPAALVKGAFATGARIRHARVFHPNGLHLSGRLHAEPEFEPLFGAGERAVIARLSKGAGMPGGLPDVLGFAFRVLDRDDEPWDFTLATTGRGLLGRLVFTPARGWATARYGCLMPYRIGNSAPTWFFAEPDADQPASASLHAMDAHLDEHLVSFTLTASRLTGPRVRLAELALRHAESAEYRTDYFDPMLNRPSEVELFPNAVGKIRELAYIGSRSGRGEGA from the coding sequence ATGGTCGACCTACCAGCCGCATTGGTGAAAGGCGCGTTCGCGACCGGAGCGCGTATCCGGCATGCTCGGGTGTTCCATCCGAACGGCCTGCACCTGTCCGGCCGTTTGCACGCGGAGCCCGAGTTCGAGCCACTCTTCGGGGCCGGGGAACGGGCGGTGATCGCCCGATTGTCCAAGGGGGCGGGAATGCCGGGCGGCCTGCCCGATGTGCTCGGGTTCGCGTTCCGGGTGCTCGACCGCGATGACGAACCGTGGGATTTCACGCTGGCCACCACCGGCCGCGGACTGCTCGGCCGACTGGTGTTCACACCCGCCCGCGGCTGGGCCACCGCCCGCTACGGCTGCCTGATGCCCTACCGGATCGGCAATTCCGCGCCGACCTGGTTCTTCGCCGAGCCGGACGCCGACCAGCCCGCGTCGGCCTCGCTCCACGCGATGGACGCCCATCTGGACGAGCACCTGGTGAGCTTCACCCTCACCGCCAGCCGCCTGACCGGGCCGCGAGTGCGACTGGCCGAACTCGCGCTGCGGCATGCCGAATCGGCCGAGTATCGGACGGACTACTTCGATCCGATGCTCAATCGCCCGTCCGAGGTGGAACTGTTCCCCAATGCCGTCGGCAAGATCCGCGAACTGGCCTATATCGGCAGCCGGAGCGGGCGCGGCGAAGGCGCCTAG
- a CDS encoding AraC family transcriptional regulator: MERVQDPEVRDWNFPRGVASVALMVGYAAEHGVPVTRMLNGTGLTERQLRDPDAQIDAYTELAVIRNLVRALADRPALGIEIGRRYRITTFGIFGFACVSSPTLGEAIDFALRYLDLSFTFCLPVAQFREDEFIAVVHDESVPADVRQFLVERDVTAMHQVMSDLLGTRLPLTRAEFRFPAPGYVDRITEVTVVPPRFGMPDNLFAIEPVLLEQPLPQANEHTWAMCLAQCRELVHRRRARTGIAAEVRERLVPRGGEDGFAAPPGIDVVASDLNMSTRTLRRHLDAAGTGYRALLDEVRRTLAEEMLTATPLSVSDVAIRLGYAEASTFIFAFKRWTGNTPAAYRRERAARS; this comes from the coding sequence GTGGAGCGGGTGCAGGATCCAGAAGTCCGCGATTGGAACTTTCCGCGCGGCGTGGCCAGCGTGGCGCTGATGGTGGGCTACGCGGCCGAGCACGGCGTGCCCGTCACGCGCATGCTGAACGGCACGGGGCTCACCGAGCGGCAACTGCGTGACCCGGACGCGCAGATCGACGCCTACACCGAATTGGCGGTGATCCGCAATCTGGTTCGTGCACTCGCCGACCGGCCGGCACTGGGCATCGAGATCGGCCGCCGCTACCGGATCACCACGTTCGGCATCTTCGGCTTCGCCTGCGTCAGCAGCCCCACGCTCGGGGAGGCGATCGACTTCGCACTGCGCTATCTGGACCTCAGCTTCACGTTCTGCCTGCCGGTGGCTCAGTTTCGCGAAGACGAGTTCATCGCCGTGGTACACGACGAGTCGGTGCCCGCGGACGTGCGCCAGTTCCTCGTCGAACGCGACGTCACCGCGATGCACCAGGTGATGAGCGATCTGCTCGGCACACGACTGCCGCTGACCAGGGCCGAATTCCGTTTTCCCGCACCCGGTTACGTAGACCGGATCACAGAGGTCACGGTGGTGCCACCGCGGTTCGGCATGCCGGACAACCTGTTCGCCATCGAACCGGTCCTGCTGGAGCAGCCGTTGCCCCAGGCCAACGAGCACACCTGGGCGATGTGTCTGGCGCAGTGTCGTGAGCTGGTGCACCGGCGTAGGGCCCGCACCGGCATCGCGGCCGAGGTGCGGGAACGCTTGGTGCCGCGCGGTGGCGAGGACGGATTCGCCGCGCCACCCGGCATCGACGTCGTGGCGAGCGACCTGAACATGAGCACGCGCACGCTGCGCCGCCACCTCGACGCCGCGGGCACCGGTTATCGCGCTCTGCTGGACGAAGTCCGTCGTACCTTGGCCGAGGAAATGCTCACCGCCACACCGCTATCGGTGAGCGACGTCGCGATCCGCCTCGGCTACGCCGAAGCCTCGACGTTCATCTTCGCGTTCAAGCGGTGGACCGGTAACACCCCCGCGGCCTATCGCCGCGAACGCGCCGCGCGAAGCTAG
- a CDS encoding cysteine hydrolase family protein — translation MRHGNGLDIPEGLADVCAPDRMAVLVYDMQVGVLGQLPDGPEIIERVVRVVDAARSGGYPVVFLRHFFLPERLSGAFALRMAMNWQQVDSVDKVRFILQRDTPAFELVPELRPRADEVVFDKTSMSAFEGTPLASMLRDLRIGAYAIAGVALEIGIAPTVTHSTDLGFVPVVISDACGGRDKAAMARAYDDFEFQGHTVVTDVATITPLLAGAN, via the coding sequence ATGCGGCATGGCAACGGACTGGACATCCCCGAAGGGCTCGCCGACGTGTGCGCCCCGGACCGGATGGCGGTGCTCGTCTACGACATGCAGGTCGGCGTGCTCGGCCAGCTGCCGGACGGCCCGGAGATCATCGAGCGCGTGGTTCGGGTGGTCGACGCGGCGCGCTCCGGTGGCTACCCGGTGGTCTTCCTGCGCCATTTCTTTCTGCCCGAGCGCCTCAGTGGCGCATTCGCGCTGCGCATGGCGATGAACTGGCAGCAGGTGGATTCGGTGGACAAGGTGCGGTTCATCCTGCAGCGCGACACTCCCGCCTTCGAGCTGGTCCCCGAACTGCGGCCGCGCGCGGACGAGGTGGTGTTCGACAAGACCTCGATGTCGGCGTTCGAAGGCACCCCGCTCGCTTCGATGCTGCGCGACCTGCGCATCGGCGCCTACGCGATCGCGGGCGTCGCGCTGGAGATCGGCATCGCCCCCACGGTGACGCACTCCACCGATCTCGGTTTCGTCCCCGTGGTGATCAGCGACGCCTGCGGCGGCCGGGACAAAGCCGCTATGGCGCGGGCCTACGATGATTTCGAATTCCAAGGCCACACTGTGGTGACAGATGTCGCGACCATCACCCCACTGCTCGCGGGCGCCAACTGA
- a CDS encoding ammonium transporter — MILRKVTAAVVPLVAALTVGAGATHAEPAAAPVPNIGYEARLVGNQIVTTLTAGTFEVRGDAVGIKDEAGNVALTLPLAFRQDGLEYPMPYAVREAGRVLELTVVKDATRARPVATPVASPYENQRAMEAFLSQFGIATAVGGFIGTIIGALVGLTGIISGPGVIASVIAGAGIGAIIGTIVAGGPTLIVAGIDLLSTLHAAPGTTKWMDTTGRPQY, encoded by the coding sequence ATGATTCTCCGGAAAGTCACCGCCGCTGTTGTGCCACTCGTCGCGGCGCTCACGGTAGGCGCGGGCGCCACACACGCGGAACCGGCCGCGGCACCGGTCCCGAATATCGGGTACGAGGCCCGACTGGTCGGGAACCAGATCGTCACGACACTCACGGCGGGCACGTTCGAGGTTCGCGGCGACGCCGTCGGCATCAAGGACGAGGCCGGAAATGTCGCGCTCACACTGCCGCTCGCCTTCCGCCAGGACGGACTCGAGTACCCCATGCCGTACGCCGTGCGTGAAGCGGGCCGGGTGCTGGAGCTGACCGTCGTCAAGGACGCGACACGGGCGCGCCCGGTCGCCACGCCGGTCGCCTCGCCGTACGAGAACCAGCGCGCGATGGAGGCGTTCCTTTCGCAGTTCGGCATCGCCACCGCGGTCGGCGGGTTCATCGGTACGATCATCGGCGCGCTGGTCGGCCTGACGGGCATCATCTCCGGCCCTGGCGTGATCGCCAGTGTCATCGCCGGTGCGGGCATCGGCGCCATCATCGGCACCATCGTCGCCGGTGGACCGACGCTGATCGTCGCCGGAATCGACCTGCTCAGCACCCTCCATGCCGCGCCGGGGACCACCAAGTGGATGGACACCACCGGCCGTCCGCAGTACTGA
- a CDS encoding flavin-containing monooxygenase: MKARNGPSILIIGAGFGGIGMAIELRRNGFDDITILERAADLGGVWRENTYPGAACDVPSPLYSYSFEPKPDWPQRYSGRAAIHDYLRGVAERHGVLDAIHFGTSVTDAEFDDATGQWTVRTADGDTRIVDVLISAVGQLSRPAMPAIPGIDSFAGPSFHSAAWDHDVDLTGKRVACIGTGASAIQFIPEIQPVVAHLTLFQRTPAWVIPKFDTDYTPIQHNLFARLPGALLVERFGWWSIAEFFSLGLVEFPAITRLVARVAAWHLAKQVADPHLREKLTPDYPIGCKRVLFSNDYYPALTQPNVQVETTPITGIIPAGLRTADGAVHEADVIIYGTGFKGTEFLWPMNIYGRAGRQLSDAWTDGAHAYYGITVPDFPNLFLVYGPNTNLGVGSIIYMIESQTRYIRQAIQLLADHPGHCLDVRADLEEHYNTALQQRMARTPWNFCSSWYRNSAGRITNNWPGSQTSYRRGTRHLDPAHYTLTPVC, translated from the coding sequence ATGAAAGCGCGCAATGGGCCATCGATCCTCATCATCGGCGCGGGCTTCGGCGGCATCGGGATGGCGATCGAATTGCGCCGCAACGGTTTCGACGACATCACCATCCTGGAGCGCGCGGCCGACCTCGGCGGCGTGTGGCGAGAGAACACCTACCCGGGCGCCGCCTGCGATGTGCCGTCCCCGCTGTACTCGTACTCGTTCGAACCCAAGCCGGACTGGCCGCAGCGGTACTCGGGACGCGCCGCCATCCACGACTACCTGCGCGGCGTCGCCGAGCGGCACGGCGTGCTCGACGCGATCCATTTCGGCACGAGCGTGACCGACGCGGAATTCGACGACGCCACCGGCCAGTGGACCGTCCGCACCGCCGACGGGGACACCCGGATCGTGGACGTGCTGATCTCCGCGGTCGGCCAGCTGTCCCGCCCGGCCATGCCCGCAATCCCCGGCATCGACAGCTTCGCGGGCCCGTCGTTCCATTCGGCCGCATGGGACCACGATGTCGATCTCACCGGCAAACGCGTCGCCTGCATCGGCACCGGGGCCAGCGCCATTCAATTCATCCCGGAAATTCAGCCCGTGGTTGCCCACCTGACGCTGTTTCAGCGCACCCCGGCCTGGGTGATCCCGAAGTTCGACACCGACTACACGCCCATCCAGCACAACCTGTTCGCCCGCTTGCCGGGCGCGCTGTTGGTCGAACGGTTCGGCTGGTGGTCGATCGCCGAATTCTTCTCGCTCGGGCTGGTCGAGTTCCCCGCGATCACGCGGCTCGTGGCCCGCGTCGCCGCCTGGCACCTGGCCAAGCAGGTCGCGGACCCGCACTTGCGGGAGAAGCTCACCCCCGACTACCCGATCGGCTGCAAGCGCGTCCTGTTTTCCAACGACTACTACCCGGCGCTGACCCAGCCGAACGTGCAGGTGGAGACCACCCCGATCACCGGGATCATCCCCGCGGGCCTGCGCACCGCCGACGGAGCCGTGCACGAGGCGGACGTGATCATCTACGGCACCGGGTTCAAGGGCACCGAATTCCTCTGGCCGATGAATATCTACGGGCGCGCGGGGCGCCAACTGTCGGACGCCTGGACCGACGGCGCGCACGCCTACTACGGCATCACGGTGCCGGACTTCCCGAACTTGTTCCTGGTCTACGGGCCGAACACCAATCTCGGCGTCGGATCCATCATCTACATGATCGAGTCGCAGACCCGCTATATCCGTCAGGCCATCCAGTTGCTCGCCGACCACCCGGGCCACTGCCTGGACGTGCGCGCGGATCTGGAGGAGCACTACAACACCGCTCTCCAGCAGCGTATGGCCCGCACGCCGTGGAACTTCTGCTCCAGCTGGTACCGCAACTCCGCCGGCCGCATCACGAACAACTGGCCGGGTTCGCAGACCAGCTACCGCCGCGGCACCCGTCACCTCGACCCCGCCCACTACACCCTCACTCCGGTCTGCTGA
- a CDS encoding ATP-binding cassette domain-containing protein — MSGLAHAGDPGERGPLRPIELATGAVLGGATVGLVTIGSVIPFAAALQLVAAVPMGLIAHRYRLRALATATIAATLVTFVAAGVVPATGLIASATVGGIIGIVKRRGGGVVAVFGLALLTGLVWAAFAVGSLLLLSAARNLLFDNIRNAARGIQELAARQAQLAPLGQAATDLAESVLRWWWAWVGGSVALGMVATGLFSWYVLGSVLDRLAWLPGRDRLDAPDDDRPIAPLPVTLHGAGFRYPGAARDALRDIDLTVGVGEFVAVVGHNGSGKSTLTRLLAGLPPTSGSVQRPGSAGLGRLGGTALVMQRPESQTLGVLVADDVVWGLPPELAADVDVDGLLGEVGLAGMGAKETATLSGGQQQRLAVAAALARRPALLIADEATSMIDPDGRRELVELLAALPKRHPMAVVLVTHHEADAAAADRVVHLAAGRSAAHLPAWPRPVRDARRRPIGEPILELREVRHTYNHATPWEAAALHGVDLSVRRGEALLVVGGNGSGKSTLAWIMAGLIEPSSGRCELRGKPITKQIGGVELAFQSSRLQLQKQTVGAEIADWGGRATGSGAVGRALDAVGLDRSLAARSIEELSGGQAKRVVLASIVASHPQVVVLDEPLAGLDPEGRADIVELLARLRDSGLTLIVISHDVADMAAVCDRTVRLQSGRILAAESAWEAIPSGAATPADPRPAELRPPGDAAWRLEHGGHR; from the coding sequence GTGAGTGGACTGGCCCATGCGGGCGACCCGGGTGAGCGAGGACCGCTGCGCCCGATCGAGTTGGCCACCGGCGCCGTGCTCGGCGGGGCCACCGTCGGGTTGGTCACCATCGGATCGGTGATTCCGTTCGCCGCCGCTCTACAGCTGGTCGCCGCAGTCCCTATGGGGCTGATCGCGCACCGCTACCGGCTGCGCGCACTGGCCACCGCGACCATCGCGGCCACGCTGGTCACCTTTGTCGCGGCGGGCGTGGTGCCCGCGACCGGATTGATCGCCTCGGCGACGGTAGGCGGCATCATCGGCATCGTGAAGCGGCGCGGCGGCGGTGTCGTCGCGGTGTTCGGCCTCGCACTGCTGACCGGCCTGGTCTGGGCGGCATTCGCCGTCGGATCACTCCTGCTGCTCTCGGCCGCACGCAACTTGCTGTTCGACAACATCCGCAACGCCGCACGCGGTATCCAGGAACTCGCGGCACGCCAGGCGCAGCTGGCGCCGCTCGGACAGGCCGCGACCGATCTGGCCGAGTCCGTGCTGCGCTGGTGGTGGGCGTGGGTCGGCGGCAGCGTCGCGCTCGGCATGGTCGCCACCGGGCTGTTCTCCTGGTACGTACTCGGCTCGGTGCTGGATCGGCTGGCCTGGCTGCCCGGACGGGACCGGCTCGACGCACCGGACGACGACCGTCCCATCGCACCGCTACCGGTCACCCTGCACGGCGCCGGATTCCGCTATCCCGGCGCGGCGCGCGATGCCCTGCGCGACATCGACCTGACAGTCGGCGTCGGTGAGTTCGTCGCTGTGGTGGGGCACAACGGATCGGGCAAGTCGACGTTGACGCGGTTGCTCGCCGGACTGCCGCCCACCTCGGGATCGGTGCAGCGCCCCGGGTCGGCCGGACTCGGGCGCCTGGGCGGAACGGCACTGGTGATGCAGCGGCCGGAGAGCCAGACCTTGGGCGTGCTCGTCGCCGATGACGTGGTGTGGGGGTTGCCCCCTGAGCTCGCAGCCGACGTGGATGTCGACGGACTGCTCGGCGAGGTCGGGCTCGCCGGGATGGGCGCCAAGGAAACCGCCACGCTGTCCGGCGGGCAGCAGCAGCGCTTGGCGGTGGCCGCGGCGCTGGCTCGCCGCCCGGCGCTGCTGATCGCCGACGAGGCGACCTCGATGATCGATCCGGACGGGCGCCGCGAACTCGTGGAACTGCTCGCGGCACTGCCGAAGCGACACCCGATGGCCGTGGTGCTGGTGACCCACCACGAGGCCGACGCCGCCGCGGCCGACCGGGTCGTCCACTTGGCCGCGGGCCGCTCCGCGGCGCACCTGCCCGCATGGCCGCGCCCGGTGCGCGACGCGCGGCGCAGGCCGATCGGCGAGCCGATCCTCGAACTGCGCGAGGTTCGGCACACCTACAATCACGCGACACCGTGGGAAGCGGCCGCCCTGCACGGCGTCGACCTGTCGGTTCGGCGCGGCGAAGCGTTGCTGGTCGTCGGCGGCAACGGATCGGGCAAATCGACTCTCGCGTGGATCATGGCCGGGCTGATCGAGCCGAGTTCCGGTCGTTGTGAACTGCGCGGGAAGCCGATCACCAAGCAGATCGGGGGCGTCGAACTGGCGTTCCAGAGCTCTCGCCTGCAGTTGCAGAAACAGACCGTCGGCGCGGAGATCGCGGACTGGGGCGGGCGGGCGACCGGCTCGGGCGCGGTCGGGCGGGCGCTGGACGCGGTGGGGCTGGACCGGTCGCTGGCCGCCCGCTCCATCGAGGAACTCAGCGGTGGCCAGGCCAAACGGGTGGTTCTCGCGTCGATCGTGGCCAGCCATCCGCAGGTGGTCGTGCTCGACGAGCCGCTCGCCGGACTCGACCCGGAAGGCCGGGCCGACATCGTGGAACTGCTTGCGCGGCTGCGCGATTCCGGGCTGACGCTGATCGTCATCTCGCACGACGTCGCCGACATGGCGGCAGTGTGCGACCGCACGGTCCGACTGCAGTCCGGACGCATTCTGGCGGCCGAGTCCGCATGGGAAGCCATCCCGAGCGGCGCCGCCACGCCCGCCGATCCCCGGCCCGCCGAACTGCGTCCGCCCGGCGACGCGGCATGGCGACTCGAGCACGGAGGTCACCGATGA